Genomic segment of Deltaproteobacteria bacterium:
CTTTGCGAAACCAACTGACAACGATGTTCGAATCCAGTCCAACGGGACCCATTTTACACCGAAATATCTGGATGACTTGCTGGGGGTAATACAGGATCCCGCAAAATTCTTTATCGGGATCAGCATGGACGGCAGCGCCGTGATCCATAATCCACAAAGAAACGACACGTGGGATCTCGTCTTTCGGAACATCATGGAACTCCGCGCCCGGAATTTTCAGACAGGGCTCCTGGCAGTCGTCACGAGCTTGACCCTCAAACACCTGAAGGAATTTGGGCTCTGGGTGGAATACATGAGACCGCTTGTCCACAGCATCACCTTTAAGCTTGGTGAGCATGGATTTGGGCTAACCGGCGTTCCAGCCGGACCTCTGCATCCAGGACGGCAACGAATGTGAATTTTATGAATTCGACATCGATGGAAACTGCTACTCGTGCAACAAGAACTACCTCGAGACCGGGGTCTTTGCGAACTGGTTCGAGGAGCCGTTTGAAACGGTAGTGTCCAAGAGGCAGAGCCTCTACGGATCACGGCCTGTCGATCCGGAGTGTCAGTCCTGTCCCTACCTTTCGATTTGTCACAGCGGCTGTCCGCTCACACGGGAGGAAGGGAAATCGGTCGATTGCCGGATCAAGAAGGAGATCTATGCGCGGTTTGCAGAAGAGGGGATCGACCCCGAACTTTTCTTCAAGATTGGGAAAAGATCGACAGTAGAGACAATAAAGACAGCAAGATTTCTGAATCTGTTATTGAAGAACCGGCAGATGACTATTGGGGAGGCCCAGGAGACGCTTCAAATCACCAACGAGGAGAGGAATGATTCACTCGAATTGATCAAAAAACTTTACAATGAGGGCGACCTCAAGGAGGATTTATGTTGACCAAACTTAAAGCCATCTACGAAAAATGGTTGCTCTGCACGGGGATATTGGCAAGCTTCTTTCTTCTACTCACAAGAATCAACTGGGGGTGGCAGTTTTTGGTTACGGGCAAAGGGAAGCTCGCGAATCCCGGTCCGGTGATCGAATTCTTTCAAGGACTCGGGATACCGTTTCCGACCTTCAACGTCTATCTGGTCGGCCTGACGGAATTTTTGGGTGGCCTCTTTTTGATTTTGGGGCTCGGATCCCGGATCATCACGATCCCTTTGGCGATCACGATGTTCGTCGCCTATCTGACCGCCGATCAGGCCGCCTTTTTCTCATTCTTCTCCGATACGGAGGCGTTTGTGAAGGCGACACCGTTTCCGTTTCTGATCACGGTCCTGACGGTCCTCTTCTTCGGAGCGGGTACCTTCTCCGTCGACAGGCTCATCGGAAGATTTTTCTCAAAATCCTACTCCTGCGCGGAGGATAAAGGTTGATTCCAATGGAGTCTCGACGGCTTTGCAGAAACTTTATTTTCCTTATTTTTTGCCTACTGGTATTGATGACCCTTGTCTCCTGCGCGGTGACACGACCAAATTTGAATCGACTCTATGGGGATCTTGCCCGAAGGAAACATTACCCTGTGATCCTGATCCCGGGTGTCTTCGGGTCCCGTCTGGTCAATAAGAAGAGCGGGAAAGAGGTCTGGCCCGGCGGGTTCTTTAACCTGATGACGGGTCGCCACTTCAACGATCTGGCGATCCCGGTAACCTCCGAAGACGTTCATAAAAACCGCGATTCCATGCAGCCGGCCGGTCTCTTTTTCGAGGCGGTGGGGCACGACTTTTACGGGGAAATTATCAAGACCCTCGAAGGACCGGGTGGTTACCATTGCGCGCCGGCCGACCGACCGAGACCGGAGACCGATTGCTACCTTTTCTCCTGGGATTGGAGGAGGGATTTCACCGAGGCGGCCGCGGAGCTTGACCGTTTGATTGAGAGCATCCGGCGTCGCGCTGGAGACACGCACCTCAAGGTCGACATCGTGGCCCATAGCGCCGGTGCCCTCGTGGCACGCTACTACCTCCGTTTTGGGGGAGAAGATGTGCTCAACCGGGAAAACGCCGTCGTCACTCAGGCGGGTGCCGCAAAGGTCCGCAAGGCGGTCCTGATCACGCCGCCCAACTTCGGATCGGTCACCGCCCTTCAGGTGGCGATGATGGGGTATCGGATCAGCCCCTTCGGGACAATACAGCCGGAGACACTCGCGACTTTCCCGAGCACCTACCAGCTCCTGCCACATCCGGATCGCGACTGGATGGTCGATGAGTACGGTCAAAAGATCAGCATGGACCTCTACAACATCGAGACATGGGAAAAAGGCTCCTGGTGGATTTTTGACCCGAAGATCCGGCGTCGCATCGGCGAAAAATTTCACCATCCGGAAGATGCCAATCGCTATCTTCTATCTCTCGAACGCCTGATGACCCAATCGTTGGTCCGAGCCCGGTGGTTTCATCATTATCTCTCAATTCCTGTCGGAAAATCACCCACACATTATATCGTCTTTGGAGGGGACTGTCATCAGACACCGGCCCGGTGCCTGATGGAAACGGTTCATGGAAGGGTCATGATCCGGCTCCGGCCTGACGAAGTCGTCCGCCAGATTGAGGGTGTTGATTACGAGCGATTGATGTTGGAGCCGGGAGACGGAAGGGTCACCAAGGCCTCGGTCCTGGCGAGGACGACGCTTGATCCGGAACAGAAGCAGACGGGGTACTTTCCGATTGAGGCGTTTGTCTTTCTTTGCCGCGATCATGAAGAGATGCCGGGAGACATCACGTTTCGGGATAACCTCTTAAACGTGCTGCTCTATTGAATCAGCCAGATTTGAAGACCTTTTCGTTTCCACGGCATCAAAGCGTATAGAAACCAAAAACCCTTCGACTTGGCCCTCAACGGGCCTCGCTCAGGGTAAAAAAGGGGGACTTATAAAGATCAGGATCGGACCTGTGCCACGTAAAGAACCAGATTCCCCATATGAGTAAACACTATCATTTGATCGTTATCGGCGCCGGGTCGGGGGGACTCGTTGCGGCGGCTGGGGCGGCAGGACTTGGGGCCAAGGTTGCATTGGTCGAGAAGCACAAAATGGGGGGTGATTGCCTCAACACCGGTTGTGTCCCCTCGAAGGCGATTATCCGAACGGCGAAACTGATTTATGATGCGAAAACCGGAAGTCGGTTTGGTCTTTCCGATCTTAACGCCGATATCAACCCTTCAACGCCGCTCAGGGTTGATCTTTCCCAAATCATTAAATCGGTCCAATCGGTTCAGGGAAAATTGGAGCCGCATGACTCACCCGACCGGTTCCGAAAATTGGGAGTCGATCTCCACTTTGGGACCTTTCGATTCATCTCTCCGTACGAGATCACCGATGGAACTGTTACCTTATCGGCAAAACGATTTGTCATTGCGACCGGTGCCTCTCCCTTTGTGCCACCGATCAAGGGGATCAAAGAAATCTCGATTCTCACAAGCGATAATGTTTGGAGCCTCAAGGAAATTCCAAAACGGTTAGTGGTCTTGGGTGGAGGCCCGATTGGTGCTGAGCTGACTCAAGTCTTCGCCCGACTTGGATCGAGGGTCACTGTCGTTGAAATGTTGGACTCCCTTCTCATCCGGGAGGATGCGGAGGTTTCACAAGCCATCAAAGAACGCTTTATAAAAGAAGGAATCGAGGTCTTGACCGGTCACAAGGCGGTTGAAATCAACCCTTCGACTCTGCTCAGAGTTGATGCTGAGCGCAGTCGAAGCATCAAGAAATCGGGTGAGTCCTTTGAACTGATGGCACAAGAAGGCGAGAAGGAAAAACGAATCCCATTTGACCAGATTCTTGTCGCGGTCGGCCGTGCCCCAAACGTGAACAACCTCGATTTGGAAAAGGCGGGAATAAGATTCTCCAGAAAAGGAATCGCGGTGGACGATTACCTCCGAACATCCGCCAAACATATCTATGCCTGTGGCGATGTCGTCGGTCCTTATCAATTCACCCACACCGCCGACTTTCAGGCGCGGCTGATCTTACGAAATGCACTCTTTCCCGGCAGATCAAAGATCGACTACCGGGTCGTTCCGTGGTGCACCTTCACCGATCCGGAGGTGGCGCGGGTTGGCTTGAACGAAAAAGAAGCCAAGGAAAAAGGTCTCCACCATGACATTTATTCTTATTCCTTCAAAGATTTGGATCGTGCCGTCTGTGACCGTGAGGACGAGGGATTCATCAAGGTCTTGACCCAAAAAAGCTCGGATCAATTATTGGGGGTGACGATTGTTGGACCCCACGCCGGGGATCTGCTTCACGAACTCGCGTTGGCGATGCATCAAAGGATCGGACTGAAAAAAGTCGCCTCGATGATCCATGTCTATCCGACACTTGCCGAAATTTCAAAGCGCGTTGGCGATGCGTATCAGAGAACGAGACTCACGCCTCGTTACAAAAAGTGGCTGGAAAGATATTTCCGATGGAGATTCGGATGATGGTTCGACAAGCTCACCACATTCCATTAGTCAGCGTTATTGTCCCTGTTCATCAAGAGGATCGGCATTTGGTTAAAAATCTCACTCAACT
This window contains:
- a CDS encoding radical SAM protein, with translation MHCYFAVSKVCNLRCSYCYVSEYNKSHQDDYDRRALSAAERFVEKAGTEKLPLESVTLHGAEPTILTARTLGQIVNLFAKPTDNDVRIQSNGTHFTPKYLDDLLGVIQDPAKFFIGISMDGSAVIHNPQRNDTWDLVFRNIMELRARNFQTGLLAVVTSLTLKHLKEFGLWVEYMRPLVHSITFKLGEHGFGLTGVPAGPLHPGRQRM
- a CDS encoding SPASM domain-containing protein, which encodes MQDGNECEFYEFDIDGNCYSCNKNYLETGVFANWFEEPFETVVSKRQSLYGSRPVDPECQSCPYLSICHSGCPLTREEGKSVDCRIKKEIYARFAEEGIDPELFFKIGKRSTVETIKTARFLNLLLKNRQMTIGEAQETLQITNEERNDSLELIKKLYNEGDLKEDLC
- a CDS encoding DoxX family protein, coding for MLTKLKAIYEKWLLCTGILASFFLLLTRINWGWQFLVTGKGKLANPGPVIEFFQGLGIPFPTFNVYLVGLTEFLGGLFLILGLGSRIITIPLAITMFVAYLTADQAAFFSFFSDTEAFVKATPFPFLITVLTVLFFGAGTFSVDRLIGRFFSKSYSCAEDKG
- a CDS encoding mercuric reductase, which codes for MSKHYHLIVIGAGSGGLVAAAGAAGLGAKVALVEKHKMGGDCLNTGCVPSKAIIRTAKLIYDAKTGSRFGLSDLNADINPSTPLRVDLSQIIKSVQSVQGKLEPHDSPDRFRKLGVDLHFGTFRFISPYEITDGTVTLSAKRFVIATGASPFVPPIKGIKEISILTSDNVWSLKEIPKRLVVLGGGPIGAELTQVFARLGSRVTVVEMLDSLLIREDAEVSQAIKERFIKEGIEVLTGHKAVEINPSTLLRVDAERSRSIKKSGESFELMAQEGEKEKRIPFDQILVAVGRAPNVNNLDLEKAGIRFSRKGIAVDDYLRTSAKHIYACGDVVGPYQFTHTADFQARLILRNALFPGRSKIDYRVVPWCTFTDPEVARVGLNEKEAKEKGLHHDIYSYSFKDLDRAVCDREDEGFIKVLTQKSSDQLLGVTIVGPHAGDLLHELALAMHQRIGLKKVASMIHVYPTLAEISKRVGDAYQRTRLTPRYKKWLERYFRWRFG